A single region of the Leptodactylus fuscus isolate aLepFus1 chromosome 5, aLepFus1.hap2, whole genome shotgun sequence genome encodes:
- the LOC142202531 gene encoding olfactory receptor 11A1-like, with translation MMCTENETQITQIRLLGFQGIQKYKPLLFIVFLLTYIFILAGNLLIILLVTTIDHLKTPMFYFVKNLSIADILQTTSVLPKVLDIIFVHEIFVSFWGCMIQMYLFCIFGFVQCYIIAVMSYDRYLAICHPLRYASLMRPDVCLCLVVGSWVLVSSFTSSEVVVIFQFNYCGLDYIDHFFCDFGPVVELATSDTSILVLSDFINGVFVIYVPFAFIILTYLSIFYTILKISSTSGKRKAFSTCSSHLITVGVYYGTLMTVYMTEVDVSKSYINKYRSLLYLVVTPMMNPIIYSLRNKELKRAMQKVRSRICHNG, from the coding sequence ATGATGTGCACAGAGAATGAGACCCAAATCACTCAGATACGTCTTCTTGGATTTCAAGGTATCCAGAAATATAAACCTCTTCTATTCATTGTGTTCCTCTTGACTTACATCTTTATACTGGCCGGAAACCTTCTCATCATCCTCTTGGTGACCACTATTGACCACCTGAAGACCCCAATGTTCTACTTCGTTAAAAATTTATCCATAGCTGATATCTTACAAACCACCAGTGTTCTGCCCAAGGTGTTGGACATAATATTTGTTCACGAGATCTTTGTGTCCTTTTGGGGCTGTATGATACAGATGTATTTGTTCTGCATATTTGGGTTTGTACAATGTTACATCATTGCAGTCATGTCCTATGATCGATATTTGGCCATTTGCCATCCGTTACGTTACGCTTCACTGATGCGTCCAGATGTTTGCCTCTGCCTTGTTGTTGGGTCGTGGGTTTTGGTCAGCTCGTTCACGTCAAGTGAGGTCGTTGTTATCTTCCAATTTAACTACTGTGGCCTGGATTACATTGACCACTTCTTCTGCGACTTTGGTCCCGTAGTGGAATTGGCCACCTCAGATACGTCTATCTTGGTGTTGTCAGATTTTATAAATGGTGTCTTTGTGATTTATGTCCCGTTTGCTTTTATCATTTTGACCTACTTGAGTATCTTCTACACCATCCTTAAAATATCTTCAACTTCCGGTAAAAGAAAAGCCTTCTCTACTTGTAGCTCCCACCTGATCACGGTGGGTGTATATTATGGAACCCTGATGACCGTTTACATGACTGAAGTAGATGTCAGTAAATCCTATATCAATAAGTACAGATCTCTGTTGTACCTCGTGGTGACACCAATGATGAATCCCATAATCTACAGCCTGAGGAACAAGGAGCTCAAGAGGGCGATGCAGAAAGTGAGGAGTCGGATCTGTcacaatggataa